From the genome of Vigna angularis cultivar LongXiaoDou No.4 chromosome 11, ASM1680809v1, whole genome shotgun sequence, one region includes:
- the LOC108332595 gene encoding elongation factor 2 gives MVKFTVDQLRRIMDRKHNIRNMSVIAHVDHGKSTLTDSLVAAAGIIAQEVAGDVRMTDTRQDEAERGITIKSTGISLYYEMPKGDLKNFKGEREGNEFLINLIDSPGHVDFSSEVTAALRITDGALVVVDCVEGVCVQTETVLRQALGERVKPVLAVNKVDRCFLELNLDPEEAYLTFQRVVESANVTMATYEDAVLGDIQVYPEKGTVAFSAGLHGWGFTLTNFAKMYASKFGIDEAKMMSRLWGANFFDSATKRWTNKHTGTATCKRGFAMLCYEPIKHIIELCMSEKRDELWPKLQKLGVNMKSEEKDLTGKALMKRVMQSWLPASSALLEMIIYHLPSPANAQQYRVQNLYNGPLDDPYASAIRNCDPEGPLMLYVSKMIPASDRGRFYAFGRVFSGRVSTGLKVRIMGPNYVPGDKKDLYVKSVQRTVIWMGKKQETIEDVPCGNTVAMVGLDQFITKNATLTNEKEFDAHPIRAMKFSVSPVVSVAVTCRVPSDLPKLQEGLKRLAKSDPMVVCTMSETGEHIISAAGELHLEICLKDLQVDFMNGAEVSISDPIVSFCETVFERSCRTVMSKSPNKHNRLYMEARPMEDGLAKAIDDEKIGPGVDPKNRSKILSEEFGWDKDLAKKIWCFGPEGKGPNMVVDTCKGIQYLSEIKDSVVAGFELASKGGPMADEKMRGVCFEICDVVLHADAIHRGGGQIIPTARRVFYAATLTAKPRLLEPVYLVEIQAPEQVLGGIYSVLNQKRGHVFEEIWRPGTPLYNVKAYLPVVESFKFNESLRAQTGGQAFPQLVFDHWDMVSSDPLEPGTPAAARVADIRRKKGLKEQITPLSEFEDRF, from the exons ATG GTGAAGTTCACAGTTGATCAACTTCGGCGGATTATGGACCGCAAACACAACATTAGGAACATGTCTGTTATTGCTCACGTAGATCATG GAAAATCCACACTGACGGATTCTCTTGTGGCTGCTGCTGGAATCATAGCACAAGAGGTTGCAGGAGATGTGAGGATGACAGATACCCGTCAAGATGAAGCTGAGAGAGGTATCACTATCAAGTCCACTGGTATCTCTCTTTACTATGAAATGCCAAAGGGTGATTTGAAGAACTTCAAGGGAGAGCGTGAAGGGAATGAGTTCCTTATAAATCTCATTGACTCACCTGGGCATGTGGATTTCTCATCTGAGGTAACGGCTGCGCTTCGCATCACCGATGGAGCACTTGTGGTGGTGGATTGTGTTGAGGGTGTATGCGTACAGACTGAAACTGTGCTAAGACAAGCTCTTGGAGAAAGGGTTAAGCCTGTTTTGGCAGTTAACAAGGTGGATAGATGCTTCCTCGAGCTCAACCTTGATCCAGAGGAGGCATACCTTACATTTCAGAGGGTTGTTGAGAGTGCAAATGTGACCATGGCAACATATGAAGATGCTGTACTTGGTGATATTCAAGTTTACCCTGAGAAGGGAACAGTTGCATTCTCTGCTGGTTTGCATGGATGGGGTTTTACCCTCACCAACTTTGCCAAGATGTATGCTTCAAAGTTTGGAATTGACGAGGCAAAGATGATGAGTAGGCTTTGGGGTGCGAATTTCTTTGATTCTGCCACCAAAAGGTGGACCAACAAACACACCGGAACTGCTACCTGTAAGCGTGGCTTTGCTATGTTATGTTATGAACCGATCAAACATATTATTGAGCTTTGCATGAGCGAAAAGAGGGATGAGCTGTGGCCTAAGTTGCAAAAGCTTGGGGTAAACATGAAGTCAGAGGAAAAAGATTTGACTGGAAAGGCTTTGATGAAACGTGTTATGCAGAGTTGGCTCCCGGCAAGTAGTGCCCTTCTGGAGATGATAATATATCACCTTCCCTCTCCTGCCAATGCTCAGCAGTATCGCGTCCAGAATTTGTACAATGGTCCCCTGGATGATCCTTATGCTTCTGCTATCAGAAACTGTGACCCTGAAGGACCTCTAATGCTCTATGTCTCAAAGATGATTCCTGCATCTGATAGGGGTAGGTTTTATGCTTTTGGTCGAGTTTTCTCTGGCAGGGTTTCAACTGGTTTGAAAGTCAGAATCATGGGACCAAACTATGTCCCTGGAGATAAAAAGGACTTGTATGTTAAAAGTGTTCAGCGAACTGTAATTTGGATGGGAAAGAAACAGGAAACTATTGAGGATGTGCCTTGTGGCAACACGGTAGCTATGGTGGGTTTGGATCAATTCATAACAAAAAATGCTACATTGACCAATGAGAAGGAATTTGATGCACATCCCATTCGAGCTATGAAGTTTTCTGTGTCACCCGTGGTAAGTGTTGCTGTTACATGCAGGGTTCCGTCAGATCTTCCAAAGCTCCAAGAAGGTCTAAAACGTTTAGCTAAGTCAGATCCTATGGTGGTGTGCACAATGTCAGAGACAGGAGAGCATATAATATCTGCTGCTGGTGAGCTTCATCTAGAAATCTGCCTGAAGGACTTACAGGTCGATTTTATGAATGGAGCAGAGGTTTCGATATCTGATCCTATTGTCTCTTTTTGCGAGACTGTGTTTGAGAGATCTTGCCGTACAGTGATGAGCAAGTCACCAAACAAACACAACCGCCTATACATGGAAGCAAGGCCTATGGAAGATGGACTAGCAAAGGCTATTGATGATGAAAAGATTGGACCGGGGGTTGACCCAAAAAATAGGTCTAAAATATTGTCAGAAGAGTTTGGTTGGGACAAGGATCTGGCCAAGAAAATATGGTGTTTTGGCCCTGAGGGTAAAGGACCCAACATGGTGGTAGATACATGCAAGGGTATACAGTACCTCAGTGAAATCAAAGACTCAGTTGTTGCTGGATTTGAGTTAGCATCAAAAGGAGGTCCAATGGCTGATGAGAAAATGCGAGGGGTCTGCTTTGAGATTTGTGATGTGGTTCTTCATGCTGATGCTATTCACAGAGGAGGTGGCCAGATCATTCCAACAGCTAGAAGGGTCTTCTATGCAGCCACACTAACAGCAAAACCGAGACTTCTCGAGCCTGTGTATCTGGTGGAGATACAGGCACCTGAACAGGTCCTTGGCGGTATATACAGTGTTCTTAACCAAAAAAGAGGGCATGTGTTCGAGGAAATCTGGAGGCCAGGCACCCCACTTTACAATGTCAAGGCATATTTGCCTGTTGTTGAGTCATTTAAATTCAACGAATCACTAAGGGCTCAAACCGGGGGGCAGGCTTTCCCCCAGTTAGTATTTGACCATTGGGATATGGTGTCATCTGATCCACTAGAACCTGGCACTCCTGCTGCTGCTCGTGTTGCAGATATAAGAAGGAAGAAAGGCTTGAAGGAACAAATCACACCTCTCTCCGAGTTCGAGGACAGGTTTTGA